The following are from one region of the Bacillus thuringiensis genome:
- the bsh gene encoding choloylglycine hydrolase has translation MCTSLTLQTKNGQHLFARTMDFTLDFNQEVIIVPRSYRWNNITGETIETKQAVIGMGINYQGRVILADGVNEAGMTCATLYFPGFAAYNESIDDNKTNLAPFDFVAWSLTQFNSIKELRKSVDSISFLDVPLPILGLTPPLHWIIADKWGECIVLEPTTEGLKVYDNPLGVMTNSPEFNWHLQNLRQYIGLRSQPYEPTQWGDLSLSAFGQGSGSMGIPGDFTPPSRFVRAAYSKQNIHGIDNEEEGVSAIFHILSNCELPKGGVITEEGTLDNTIYTSAMCMESGIYYYHTYDCRQIIAIHLFHENLDTDEIKTYPFQRKQKIYYQN, from the coding sequence ATGTGTACTAGTTTGACATTACAGACAAAAAACGGTCAACATCTTTTTGCAAGAACGATGGATTTTACATTAGATTTCAATCAAGAAGTAATAATAGTTCCTCGAAGTTATCGATGGAACAATATAACTGGTGAAACCATCGAAACGAAACAAGCAGTTATCGGGATGGGGATTAACTATCAAGGAAGGGTCATTCTGGCAGATGGAGTAAATGAAGCAGGTATGACTTGTGCAACGCTCTATTTCCCAGGCTTCGCAGCTTATAATGAAAGTATAGATGACAATAAAACGAATCTGGCTCCATTTGATTTTGTGGCTTGGAGTCTCACGCAGTTCAATTCTATTAAAGAGTTAAGAAAGTCTGTTGATAGTATTTCTTTTTTGGATGTACCATTACCTATTTTAGGACTTACTCCGCCGCTACATTGGATTATAGCGGATAAATGGGGAGAATGTATTGTACTAGAGCCGACAACTGAGGGGCTAAAAGTGTATGACAATCCGTTAGGGGTAATGACCAATAGTCCAGAGTTTAACTGGCATCTACAAAATTTAAGACAATATATTGGTCTTAGATCACAGCCCTATGAGCCTACACAATGGGGGGATTTATCATTGAGTGCTTTTGGACAAGGTTCAGGTTCGATGGGAATCCCTGGGGATTTCACTCCACCATCAAGGTTTGTTCGGGCGGCGTATAGCAAACAAAATATTCATGGGATAGATAATGAAGAGGAAGGGGTATCGGCCATTTTTCATATCTTATCAAATTGTGAGCTTCCAAAAGGTGGAGTGATAACGGAAGAAGGTACATTAGATAATACCATTTATACAAGCGCAATGTGTATGGAGTCTGGTATATATTATTATCATACCTATGATTGTAGACAAATTATAGCCATACATCTATTTCATGAAAATTTAGATACAGATGAAATTAAAACTTATCCATTCCAGCGTAAACAAAAGATATATTATCAAAACTAA
- a CDS encoding serine hydrolase domain-containing protein, translated as MNNTYNEKTHTSIKQLLNKFSPNAPGFAYIASFDSGVTYKGAVGLASIEENLPITTKSVFNIASVSKQFTAFSILLLEQEGRLSLDDSIVKYVPSIGTYAEPVTLRHLIHHTGGLVDYMELAVLANIKFTDTLTVEESLEHLKNHQIARFPVGTKFEYSNTGYFLLSKVVEKVSGKSLRQFTKERIFDPLHMRDTTIVDCYPTTIPIISGYSKNEQGKYKIYESPWEHTGDGAVHTNVEDLVRWGENLTTGTVGGKELVKRMSEIGPKISPTGETIIDNEDYAFGLRLAEGFNRRYLEHSGSWAGYRSHFMRFPKEYLTVVVLSNYDGFDSKKYANEIAEIVLEK; from the coding sequence ATGAATAATACATATAATGAAAAGACACATACTTCCATTAAACAATTATTGAACAAATTTTCACCCAACGCCCCTGGCTTTGCATATATTGCTAGTTTTGATAGTGGAGTAACGTATAAAGGTGCAGTTGGCTTAGCTTCTATAGAGGAAAATCTACCGATAACCACAAAGAGCGTTTTTAATATCGCCTCAGTTTCTAAACAATTTACAGCGTTTTCTATATTACTCTTAGAACAAGAGGGAAGATTGAGTTTAGATGATTCGATTGTAAAGTATGTCCCTTCTATTGGAACATATGCTGAACCAGTAACATTGAGACACCTAATTCATCACACTGGTGGACTAGTTGATTATATGGAATTGGCTGTATTAGCAAATATTAAATTTACAGATACATTAACTGTGGAAGAATCGTTAGAGCACCTTAAAAATCATCAAATTGCAAGGTTCCCAGTTGGCACAAAATTTGAGTATAGCAATACAGGATATTTTTTATTATCAAAAGTGGTAGAGAAGGTAAGTGGCAAGTCTCTACGTCAATTTACAAAGGAGCGTATTTTTGATCCTTTACATATGAGAGACACAACAATTGTAGATTGCTACCCAACAACTATACCAATTATTAGTGGGTATTCGAAGAATGAGCAAGGAAAATATAAAATCTATGAAAGCCCTTGGGAACATACAGGTGATGGGGCAGTTCATACAAATGTTGAAGATCTTGTAAGATGGGGAGAAAATTTAACTACAGGCACCGTTGGTGGAAAAGAACTTGTTAAAAGAATGAGCGAAATAGGTCCGAAAATTTCTCCAACTGGGGAGACGATTATTGACAATGAAGATTATGCTTTTGGGCTAAGGCTTGCAGAAGGTTTTAACCGTCGATACTTGGAACATTCAGGTAGCTGGGCAGGTTATCGTTCACACTTCATGCGGTTTCCAAAAGAATATTTGACTGTTGTAGTACTAAGTAACTATGATGGATTTGACTCTAAAAAATATGCTAATGAAATAGCAGAAATTGTTTTAGAAAAGTAA
- a CDS encoding DUF4879 domain-containing protein, with amino-acid sequence MFKKAALGISTLAITAFVGLGMATEASAGPAAPLTSLNVVQVESELGRVETIDQNSFSTLRNHGGKYLYITTKEMGYGQNPFAKMNGSNVKSIGSTIIGGRPIVGWYYKWDASGHQQGTFEYQKTSINAPFNTMRTSIYI; translated from the coding sequence ATGTTTAAAAAAGCAGCACTAGGGATTTCAACGTTAGCAATCACAGCGTTCGTCGGATTAGGAATGGCAACAGAGGCTTCTGCTGGACCAGCAGCACCTCTTACTTCACTAAACGTCGTACAAGTAGAGTCTGAACTGGGCAGGGTAGAAACAATTGACCAGAACAGCTTTAGCACATTACGTAATCACGGAGGAAAATACTTATATATTACCACGAAAGAAATGGGATATGGCCAAAATCCATTTGCTAAAATGAATGGCTCTAATGTAAAAAGTATTGGATCCACTATAATTGGCGGAAGACCGATCGTTGGCTGGTATTATAAATGGGATGCTTCTGGGCATCAACAGGGAACGTTTGAGTACCAAAAGACATCTATAAATGCACCATTTAATACAATGCGTACATCAATTTATATCTAA